One window of the Rhipicephalus microplus isolate Deutch F79 chromosome 2, USDA_Rmic, whole genome shotgun sequence genome contains the following:
- the LOC119170433 gene encoding nocturnin isoform X2: MGTRSRIVGSRRFAQSLVDLLRRPKQSSFTPSSTSEQLWSKPNQDLAPSLQRGATSSEDEAASSAALWELYRAPLQQGRRMGSFTSAPKIANEDQADCDLEMEPQRPVTREELLARCRQELQSLPPQLKRNFTGRYQEQPGPETVRVLQWNLLSQALAEQADGFACCPDAALDWSKRRWRILEEILSYQPDVVCLQEVDHYKFLSASLGSVGFDGTFYPKPDSPCCYVRGNNGPDGCAIFYDRTKFELVRCEKRVLEVFTCQSNQVTLLCIFRRKLDDAELCIVTTHLKARQGGLLSSLRNEQGKDLLDFVRANRGNRPVIIAGDFNAEPSEPVYRTLMAQRDLPLESSYAVRPASGGVREQEPPYTTWKIRREGEVCHTIDYIFYTKPDFQLEARLDLPTEDQIGPGRVPSLAYASDHFSLVADLALPFRISDQQVNELLNEGSHHGTAS; encoded by the exons ATGGGCACCCGTAGCAGGATCGTGGGCAGCAGGAGGTTCGCGCAGTCCCTGGTGGATTTGCTGCGACGTCCTAAGCAGTCTTCATTCACGCCCTCTTCCACCTCGGAACAGCTGTGGTCCAAGCCGAACCAGGACTTGGCGCCGTCGCTACAACGCGGCGCAACATCTTCCGAGGATGAGGCGGCCTCCTCCGCCGCTCTCTGGGAACTGTACAGGGCTCCCCTACAGCAGGGTCGAAG AATGGGCAGCTTCACATCGGCGCCCAAGATTGCCAACGAGGACCAGGCTGACTGCGACTTGGAGATGGAACCGCAGCGTCCTGTCACACGCGAAGAGCTTCTCGCCCGCTGCCGCCAGGAGCTGCAATCGCTGCCTCCACAGCTGAAGCGTAACTTTACGGGACGCTACCAGGAGCAACCCGGACCAGAGACCGTACGGGTGCTGCAGTGGAACCTGCTCTCACAAG CCCTCGCGGAGCAGGCGGACGGTTTCGCATGCTGTCCCGACGCGGCTCTGGACTGGAGCAAGCGTCGGTGGCGCATTCTGGAGGAGATCCTCAGCTACCAGCCAGACGTGGTGTGTCTGCAGGAAGTCGACCACTACAAGTTCCTCAGTGCCAGCCTGGGCAGCGTCGGCTTCGACGGCACCTTCTATCCGAAGCCGGACTCCCCCTGTTGCTACGTGCGCGGCAACAACGGTCCAGACGGCTGCGCTATCTTTTACGACCGCACAAAGTTCGAGCTGGTGCGGTGCGAGAAGCGCGTCCTCGAGGTGTTCACCTGCCAGTCCAACCAGGTGACGCTGTTGTGCATCTTCCGGCGCAAGCTGGACGACGCCGAGCTCTGTATCGTCACCACGCACCTCAAGGCGCGCCAGGGTGGCCTCCTGTCAAGCCTGCGCAACGAACAAGGCAAGGACCTGCTCGACTTCGTCCGAGCCAACCGCGGCAACAGACCCGTCATCATCGCcggcgacttcaacgccgagCCGAGCGAGCCCGTCTACAGGACACTAATGGCGCAGCGGGACCTGCCCCTGGAGAGCAGCTACGCCGTCAGACCCGCAAGTGGAGGCGTCCGCGAACAGGAACCGCCCTACACGACGTGGAAGATTAGGCGCGAGGGAGAGGTGTGCCATACCATCGACTACATCTTCTACACCAAGCCGGACTTCCAGCTCGAGGCCCGACTGGACCTGCCGACCGAGGACCAGATAGGACCGGGCCGGGTGCCTTCGCTGGCCTACGCATCCGACCATTTCTCTCTCGTGGCCGACTTGGCTCTGCCGTTCCGAATCTCCGACCAGCAGGTCAACGAACTCCTGAACGAAGGCTCCCACCACGGCACTGCTTCCTAG
- the LOC119170433 gene encoding nocturnin isoform X4, giving the protein MQVEAQVQRFLWGTMRMGSFTSAPKIANEDQADCDLEMEPQRPVTREELLARCRQELQSLPPQLKRNFTGRYQEQPGPETVRVLQWNLLSQALAEQADGFACCPDAALDWSKRRWRILEEILSYQPDVVCLQEVDHYKFLSASLGSVGFDGTFYPKPDSPCCYVRGNNGPDGCAIFYDRTKFELVRCEKRVLEVFTCQSNQVTLLCIFRRKLDDAELCIVTTHLKARQGGLLSSLRNEQGKDLLDFVRANRGNRPVIIAGDFNAEPSEPVYRTLMAQRDLPLESSYAVRPASGGVREQEPPYTTWKIRREGEVCHTIDYIFYTKPDFQLEARLDLPTEDQIGPGRVPSLAYASDHFSLVADLALPFRISDQQVNELLNEGSHHGTAS; this is encoded by the exons ATGCAAGTTGAGGCACAAGTGCAGCGCTTTCTGTGGGGAACGATGAG AATGGGCAGCTTCACATCGGCGCCCAAGATTGCCAACGAGGACCAGGCTGACTGCGACTTGGAGATGGAACCGCAGCGTCCTGTCACACGCGAAGAGCTTCTCGCCCGCTGCCGCCAGGAGCTGCAATCGCTGCCTCCACAGCTGAAGCGTAACTTTACGGGACGCTACCAGGAGCAACCCGGACCAGAGACCGTACGGGTGCTGCAGTGGAACCTGCTCTCACAAG CCCTCGCGGAGCAGGCGGACGGTTTCGCATGCTGTCCCGACGCGGCTCTGGACTGGAGCAAGCGTCGGTGGCGCATTCTGGAGGAGATCCTCAGCTACCAGCCAGACGTGGTGTGTCTGCAGGAAGTCGACCACTACAAGTTCCTCAGTGCCAGCCTGGGCAGCGTCGGCTTCGACGGCACCTTCTATCCGAAGCCGGACTCCCCCTGTTGCTACGTGCGCGGCAACAACGGTCCAGACGGCTGCGCTATCTTTTACGACCGCACAAAGTTCGAGCTGGTGCGGTGCGAGAAGCGCGTCCTCGAGGTGTTCACCTGCCAGTCCAACCAGGTGACGCTGTTGTGCATCTTCCGGCGCAAGCTGGACGACGCCGAGCTCTGTATCGTCACCACGCACCTCAAGGCGCGCCAGGGTGGCCTCCTGTCAAGCCTGCGCAACGAACAAGGCAAGGACCTGCTCGACTTCGTCCGAGCCAACCGCGGCAACAGACCCGTCATCATCGCcggcgacttcaacgccgagCCGAGCGAGCCCGTCTACAGGACACTAATGGCGCAGCGGGACCTGCCCCTGGAGAGCAGCTACGCCGTCAGACCCGCAAGTGGAGGCGTCCGCGAACAGGAACCGCCCTACACGACGTGGAAGATTAGGCGCGAGGGAGAGGTGTGCCATACCATCGACTACATCTTCTACACCAAGCCGGACTTCCAGCTCGAGGCCCGACTGGACCTGCCGACCGAGGACCAGATAGGACCGGGCCGGGTGCCTTCGCTGGCCTACGCATCCGACCATTTCTCTCTCGTGGCCGACTTGGCTCTGCCGTTCCGAATCTCCGACCAGCAGGTCAACGAACTCCTGAACGAAGGCTCCCACCACGGCACTGCTTCCTAG
- the LOC119170433 gene encoding nocturnin isoform X3 — translation MGTMRQILQLGAALRMAPRMGSFTSAPKIANEDQADCDLEMEPQRPVTREELLARCRQELQSLPPQLKRNFTGRYQEQPGPETVRVLQWNLLSQALAEQADGFACCPDAALDWSKRRWRILEEILSYQPDVVCLQEVDHYKFLSASLGSVGFDGTFYPKPDSPCCYVRGNNGPDGCAIFYDRTKFELVRCEKRVLEVFTCQSNQVTLLCIFRRKLDDAELCIVTTHLKARQGGLLSSLRNEQGKDLLDFVRANRGNRPVIIAGDFNAEPSEPVYRTLMAQRDLPLESSYAVRPASGGVREQEPPYTTWKIRREGEVCHTIDYIFYTKPDFQLEARLDLPTEDQIGPGRVPSLAYASDHFSLVADLALPFRISDQQVNELLNEGSHHGTAS, via the exons ATGGGAACGATGCGTCAGATTCTGCAACTGGGAGCGGCCCTGCGCATGGCGCCAAG AATGGGCAGCTTCACATCGGCGCCCAAGATTGCCAACGAGGACCAGGCTGACTGCGACTTGGAGATGGAACCGCAGCGTCCTGTCACACGCGAAGAGCTTCTCGCCCGCTGCCGCCAGGAGCTGCAATCGCTGCCTCCACAGCTGAAGCGTAACTTTACGGGACGCTACCAGGAGCAACCCGGACCAGAGACCGTACGGGTGCTGCAGTGGAACCTGCTCTCACAAG CCCTCGCGGAGCAGGCGGACGGTTTCGCATGCTGTCCCGACGCGGCTCTGGACTGGAGCAAGCGTCGGTGGCGCATTCTGGAGGAGATCCTCAGCTACCAGCCAGACGTGGTGTGTCTGCAGGAAGTCGACCACTACAAGTTCCTCAGTGCCAGCCTGGGCAGCGTCGGCTTCGACGGCACCTTCTATCCGAAGCCGGACTCCCCCTGTTGCTACGTGCGCGGCAACAACGGTCCAGACGGCTGCGCTATCTTTTACGACCGCACAAAGTTCGAGCTGGTGCGGTGCGAGAAGCGCGTCCTCGAGGTGTTCACCTGCCAGTCCAACCAGGTGACGCTGTTGTGCATCTTCCGGCGCAAGCTGGACGACGCCGAGCTCTGTATCGTCACCACGCACCTCAAGGCGCGCCAGGGTGGCCTCCTGTCAAGCCTGCGCAACGAACAAGGCAAGGACCTGCTCGACTTCGTCCGAGCCAACCGCGGCAACAGACCCGTCATCATCGCcggcgacttcaacgccgagCCGAGCGAGCCCGTCTACAGGACACTAATGGCGCAGCGGGACCTGCCCCTGGAGAGCAGCTACGCCGTCAGACCCGCAAGTGGAGGCGTCCGCGAACAGGAACCGCCCTACACGACGTGGAAGATTAGGCGCGAGGGAGAGGTGTGCCATACCATCGACTACATCTTCTACACCAAGCCGGACTTCCAGCTCGAGGCCCGACTGGACCTGCCGACCGAGGACCAGATAGGACCGGGCCGGGTGCCTTCGCTGGCCTACGCATCCGACCATTTCTCTCTCGTGGCCGACTTGGCTCTGCCGTTCCGAATCTCCGACCAGCAGGTCAACGAACTCCTGAACGAAGGCTCCCACCACGGCACTGCTTCCTAG